Proteins encoded in a region of the Pseudomonadota bacterium genome:
- the hppD gene encoding 4-hydroxyphenylpyruvate dioxygenase, producing the protein MQVQEAADNPAGTDGFEFVEYTSPEPLELGRLFETMGFRAVARHRSKQVTLYRQGEINFLINAEPDSFSQAFAKVHGPSICALAFRVRDASQAFERVVGCGAEPYKGPVGPMELSIPAIRGIGGSLIYLVDRYGERSIYDVDFVRLKDESMQVDGSGMVDIDHLTHNVHRGRMDQWARFYEKLFGFREIRFFDIKGKHTGLISRAMTSPCGKIRIPINEATDDRSQIEEYLAAYKGEGVQHVALSCADIFASIEVLREQGAKFLETPDTYYELLDKRLPGHGVDTERLRTHRVLVDGTTGEGQSRLLLQIFTETVIGPIFFELIERRGDEGFGEGNFQALFDSIELDQIRRGVLKP; encoded by the coding sequence ATGCAGGTGCAAGAAGCGGCGGACAATCCAGCTGGGACGGACGGTTTCGAGTTTGTCGAGTACACATCGCCCGAGCCTCTCGAGCTGGGGAGGCTGTTCGAGACGATGGGCTTCCGGGCCGTGGCGCGCCATCGCTCAAAGCAGGTGACGTTATATCGGCAAGGCGAGATCAACTTTCTGATCAACGCGGAGCCGGACAGCTTCTCACAGGCATTCGCGAAGGTGCACGGCCCGTCGATCTGCGCTCTGGCCTTCAGGGTGCGCGACGCCTCGCAGGCGTTCGAGCGGGTAGTCGGCTGTGGCGCGGAACCGTACAAGGGTCCCGTGGGTCCGATGGAGCTCAGCATTCCAGCTATCCGCGGAATTGGGGGAAGCCTCATCTATTTAGTGGATCGGTATGGCGAGCGTTCGATCTACGATGTCGATTTCGTTCGCTTGAAGGACGAGTCCATGCAAGTTGACGGCTCCGGCATGGTCGACATCGATCATCTTACGCACAACGTTCATAGAGGCCGCATGGATCAATGGGCAAGGTTTTATGAGAAACTCTTTGGTTTTCGAGAGATTCGGTTCTTTGATATCAAGGGTAAACACACAGGACTTATCAGCCGTGCTATGACGAGTCCTTGCGGGAAGATCCGTATACCAATCAACGAAGCTACCGATGATAGATCCCAGATCGAAGAGTACCTGGCTGCGTACAAGGGTGAGGGCGTACAGCACGTTGCGCTCTCGTGCGCCGACATATTTGCCAGCATCGAGGTCCTGCGGGAACAGGGAGCGAAGTTCCTTGAAACACCGGATACCTACTACGAGCTGCTGGACAAGCGCCTGCCGGGTCACGGTGTAGACACAGAGCGGCTGAGGACACATCGGGTGCTGGTCGACGGGACGACGGGGGAGGGCCAGTCACGCCTCCTGCTACAGATCTTTACGGAGACGGTCATCGGGCCTATCTTCTTTGAACTGATCGAGCGACGCGGCGACGAAGGCTTCGGCGAGGGGAACTTTCAGGCGCTTTTTGACTCGATTGAACTGGACCAGATTCGGCGCGGAGTGCTCAAGCCATGA
- a CDS encoding fumarylacetoacetate hydrolase family protein, with product MKLASLSRGRDGVLAVVDRELTRCTAVPGIASTLQHALDTWIVSKPQLQEVYERLNANEVSGARKFVPEQVRAPLPRAFHWVDGSAYVNHVELVRKARGAEMPPSYWSDPLLYQGGSDDFTGPHAPIEVADEAWGIDFEAEVAVVTDDVPMGTSEQAASDHIVLLALLNDVTLRHLVPGELAKGFGFYQSKPATAFAPVVVTPDELGDAWRDCRIHLPLVTVFNGELFGQPNAGVDMTFNFAQLLAHAARTRRLGAGTVVGSGTVSNVDRSVGSSCLAERRTLETLEHGEPRTPFMRFGDRVRIEMKDARGKSVFGAIEQTVEQYAGP from the coding sequence ATGAAGCTGGCTTCGCTGAGTCGTGGTCGCGATGGGGTGTTGGCGGTGGTTGACCGCGAGCTCACACGCTGCACGGCGGTACCCGGTATCGCGTCGACTCTGCAGCACGCGCTCGATACCTGGATCGTTTCGAAGCCGCAGCTGCAGGAGGTGTACGAGCGCCTCAACGCGAACGAGGTTAGCGGGGCGCGCAAGTTCGTGCCGGAGCAGGTGCGGGCGCCGCTTCCGAGGGCGTTTCACTGGGTGGACGGCAGCGCATACGTCAACCACGTCGAGCTGGTGCGCAAAGCGCGCGGAGCCGAGATGCCGCCCAGCTACTGGTCCGATCCGTTGCTGTACCAAGGTGGCTCGGACGATTTCACGGGGCCGCACGCCCCAATCGAGGTGGCAGACGAAGCATGGGGCATCGATTTCGAAGCGGAAGTAGCCGTGGTTACGGACGACGTGCCCATGGGCACCTCGGAGCAGGCGGCATCCGACCACATCGTGCTCCTAGCGCTGCTCAACGACGTCACACTGCGACACCTCGTGCCGGGCGAGCTGGCGAAGGGTTTCGGGTTTTACCAGAGCAAACCCGCCACGGCCTTCGCCCCGGTCGTGGTGACCCCCGATGAGCTTGGTGACGCGTGGCGTGATTGCAGGATCCACCTGCCGCTAGTGACGGTGTTCAACGGGGAGCTCTTTGGGCAGCCCAACGCGGGCGTCGACATGACCTTCAACTTCGCGCAGCTTCTGGCACACGCGGCTCGGACGCGCCGGCTTGGTGCTGGCACGGTTGTCGGCTCGGGTACCGTGTCGAACGTCGACCGGAGCGTGGGCTCGTCGTGTTTGGCCGAACGCAGAACGCTGGAGACGCTGGAGCACGGGGAGCCGAGGACTCCCTTCATGCGCTTCGGCGATCGCGTCCGGATCGAAATGAAAGACGCCAGGGGAAAGTCCGTGTTTGGAGCTATTGAGCAGACGGTCGAGCAGTATGCCGGGCCCTAG
- a CDS encoding homogentisate 1,2-dioxygenase: MSNRRGLTFPRVAGRAPRQAHCDLPDETYEREFGREGFFGPASHLLHAHPPTGWIEWEGPLRPRAFDLGKLEKLEPSPWDADAVLVNAHCRMRLWRVGSDMDHLVRNADGDELLFVHAGAGDLFCDFGHLAWKEGDYLVLPRGLQWRVEVTQPATLLLIEATNDGYSLPERGLVGQHAFFDPAMLAVPELNETFGTQRARERWQVVIKRDETLSRVTFPFNPLDTVGWQGDLLPARINWRDLRPLISDRYHLPPSAHTTFLCKRFVVCTFCPRPIESDPGALKVPFFHNNNDYDEVIFYHRGSFFSRDDVRPGMLTLHPAGFAHGPHPRAFRAGQKAAREATDEVAVMVDTRDALAVTAKATSVEWTGYVESWKRKDSG; this comes from the coding sequence ATGAGCAATCGACGAGGATTGACCTTTCCGCGTGTCGCCGGCAGAGCGCCCCGTCAGGCCCATTGTGATCTGCCGGACGAGACCTACGAGCGCGAGTTTGGGCGCGAGGGCTTTTTCGGACCGGCCTCGCATCTGTTGCACGCACATCCGCCCACCGGATGGATCGAGTGGGAAGGGCCGCTCAGACCTCGCGCCTTTGATCTGGGCAAGCTGGAGAAGCTCGAGCCTTCACCATGGGACGCCGATGCCGTGCTCGTCAACGCGCACTGCAGGATGCGCTTGTGGCGGGTGGGCTCCGACATGGACCACCTGGTTCGCAACGCCGACGGCGACGAGCTGCTTTTCGTGCATGCAGGAGCCGGGGACCTTTTTTGCGATTTCGGCCACCTGGCATGGAAGGAAGGCGACTACCTCGTGTTGCCGAGGGGTCTTCAGTGGCGGGTCGAGGTCACGCAGCCCGCCACTCTGTTGTTGATCGAGGCTACGAACGACGGCTACTCGTTGCCGGAGCGAGGCTTGGTGGGTCAGCACGCGTTCTTCGACCCCGCCATGTTGGCGGTTCCCGAGCTCAACGAGACGTTTGGAACACAGCGGGCGCGTGAGCGTTGGCAGGTGGTGATCAAGCGGGACGAGACGCTGAGCCGTGTGACCTTTCCGTTCAATCCGCTCGATACGGTGGGATGGCAGGGTGACCTACTGCCCGCCAGAATAAACTGGCGTGACCTGCGCCCCTTGATCAGTGACCGCTACCACTTGCCCCCCTCGGCTCATACCACGTTTCTGTGCAAGCGCTTTGTGGTCTGCACCTTCTGCCCACGGCCGATCGAGAGTGATCCAGGTGCTCTCAAGGTTCCCTTCTTTCACAACAATAACGACTACGACGAGGTCATCTTCTATCATCGTGGCAGTTTCTTTAGCCGCGACGACGTGCGTCCCGGCATGCTGACCCTTCATCCGGCCGGCTTTGCCCATGGGCCGCATCCCCGGGCCTTCCGTGCAGGCCAGAAGGCTGCTAGAGAAGCAACCGACGAAGTGGCTGTCATGGTGGATACCCGCGACGCGCTGGCGGTGACCGCCAAGGCAACGAGCGTCGAATGGACCGGCTACGTGGAGTCTTGGAAGCGGAAAGATAGCGGATGA